From a region of the Besnoitia besnoiti strain Bb-Ger1 chromosome I, whole genome shotgun sequence genome:
- a CDS encoding kinesin motor domain-containing protein (encoded by transcript BESB_004500): protein MPSWRRERKRDAACCDNDALFASAAPASLSPRAASHGAGASTHDAPDSPAQAPHRFVSTVCCPRRTWSASDGRAAVSLAGRALGDAAGIDAGAESRHDARPAGRTEADRASSERPAPQASTSTGVAREALEARFGGGSTGTLPRRQALGVSRLIRGPGATVAAGRTAGNLPGGRGRLQAPTPVSSRGSSLRSRRAGAGGRVPPASGGLSKRRHKEEALGEATTNVTTQRVGRGDPAAPPAASGEQRGRKSPRFRRVDVRAARAGAKAVTELDARIASEADAKSERAALSCCAGQTAKAKSPRALETRPPLCDFGWHAGERKRRKTRDASQTRGSEVAFVAPAAPGGSPDATSAECRSKRLPGGGAVLLVCASSCARREAPDFGGPSAQSSPMGTASKERDLEAPTTSEVGATREPSVISDTWSLASDSSCSKRLPSQRPAGEADSADQAPPAPVAGSSSSSALWERHPLAGPWLLHLRHRDSGAHAAAAAPRLDLAAGGSGSCRPDIGSSSVPSVCSGNGRSEPSRGLPVAEACARSRRLSGAENSTARASTLLGGAGVAQGTALITLAVDPSVAHRSVGKGRACEASARRQASCEAPRGGSTALSGRRGSYSSLTAARKLCSPSQAAPQTTAQR from the coding sequence ATGCCTTCGtggaggagagagcggaagcgcgaTGCCGCGTGCTGCGACAACGACGCCCtcttcgcgagcgccgctccAGCGTCACTCTCTCCGAGGGCGGCTTCACACGGGGCTGGCGCTTCCACACACGACGCGCCTGACAGCCCTGCCCAAGCGCCGCATCGTTTCGTTTCGACAGTTTGTTGTCCGCGGCGGACTTGGTCCGCTTcagacggccgcgcggcggtctCGCTGGCGGGTCGCGCCCTCGGAGATGCCGCCGGAATCGACGCGGGAGCAGAGTCTCGCCACGACGCCAGGCCCGCGGGCCGGACTGAAGCAGACAGGGCGAGTTCGGAGCGACCCGCGCCACAGGCCAGCACGTCAACAGGGGTTGCCCGCGAGGCCCTGGAGGCGAGATTCGGGGGCGGGTCGACCGGCACGCTTCCGCGCCGACAGGCACTCGGGGTGAGTCGCCTCATCAGGGGCCCCGGGGCGACGGTCGCGGCAGGTCGGACCGCCGGAAACCTGCccggggggcgagggcgtcttcaggcgccgacgcccgtgtcgagccgcggctcgagtctgagaagccgcagagCTGGCGCGGGGGGCCGtgtgccgccggcgagcggggGCCTGAGCAAAAGACGCCacaaagaggaggcgctAGGGGAGGCGACAACGAACGTCACGACGCAAAGAgtcggccgcggagaccccGCAGCTCCGCCAGCGGCAAGCGGCGAACAGCGTGGACGGAAGAGCCCCCGGTTTCGAAGAGTGGACGtgcgagctgcgcgtgcaGGTGCGAAAGCCGTCACGGAGCTTGACGCGCGGATCGCTTCAGAGGCGGACGCAAAGAgtgagcgcgcggcgctgtcgtGCTGCGCGGGTCAGACGGCCAAGGCCAAGAGTCCAcgcgcgctggagacgcGACCCCCTCTGTGCGACTTTGGCTGGCACGCGGGAGAACGGAAGCGCCGAAAGACGCGCGATGCCTCGCAGACTCGCGGCAGTGAAGTCGCCTTCGTAgcaccggcggcgcctggcggaaGCCCCGACGCCACTTCTGCTGAGTGCAGAAGCAAGCGGCTGCCAGGCGGTGGAGCTGTTTTGCTGGTGTGTGCGTCTtcatgcgcgcggcgcgaggcgcccgactTTGGGGGGCCGTCTGCGCAGTCGAGTCCAATGGGAACCGCTTCGAAAGAACGCGACCTCGAGGCGCCTACGACTTCGGAGGTCGGTGCAACGCGGGAACCCTCCGTTATCTCAGATACGTGGAGTCTGGCGTCGGACTCGAGCTGTTCAAAGCGTCTGCCGTCGCAGCGACCTGCGGGGGAAGCCGACTCAGCTGACCAGgcaccgcctgcgcctgtggCGGGCAGCTCGTCCTCCAGCGCGCTGTGGGAGCGGCATCCGCTCGCAGGCCCCTGGCTTCTGCATCTGCGCCACCGAGACTCTGgggcgcatgcggccgcagctgccccTCGCCTCGACCTAGCTgcgggaggcagcggcagctgcaggccggACATTggaagcagcagcgtgcCTTCTGTCTGTTCGGGCAACGGCCGCAGCGAACCCTCTCGAGGACTGCCAGTGGCGGAGGCGTGtgcgcgctcgaggcggctCAGCGGGGCGGAAAACTCGACAGCACGAGCGAGCACGCTGCTTGGAGGGGCCGGGGTTGCACAAGGCACTGCGCTGATCACGTTGGCGGTCGATCCGAGCGTCGCCCACCGCAGCGTTGGCAAAGGACGCGCTTGCGAGGCCTCTGCTCGGAGGCAAGcctcctgcgaggcgccccgcggaggaagcaCAGCCTTgagcggacggcgagggagCTACAGCAGCTTGACGGCAGCGCGAAAGCTGTGCAGCCCTTCGCAAGCAGCTCCACAAACCACGGCGCAGAGATAG